The following proteins are encoded in a genomic region of Sulfurovum indicum:
- a CDS encoding transaldolase: protein MVNREIGFSLWLDFVERDYLKNAFGALIEKGIINGATSNPAIFASAITSSPAYKEQLESLSGKSPKEKYEALAIEDIRTAAQALRPLYDEGNDGYISIEVDPFLSNDTQGTIEEGRRLFETIGEPNVMVKVPATNAGYEAMSTLLSEGISVNATLIFSPTQAGRCIKAMQKGMEQTDRKVDGVISVFVSRFDRMLDNELAQNGIDTSLTGIYNAAKIYNMIEKCGSENIRTLFASTGVKGNDLPAYYYMRELLASHSVNTAPLATIESYISVKPTPAKLPLEETVINGYFTKLSDSGFDMETVYATLLKEGLEAFEQAFQEMLDTLNR from the coding sequence ATGGTAAATAGAGAGATCGGTTTCTCGTTGTGGTTGGATTTTGTAGAGCGGGACTATTTGAAAAATGCATTCGGAGCTTTGATAGAAAAAGGGATTATTAACGGCGCGACAAGCAACCCGGCTATTTTTGCATCTGCGATTACAAGTTCTCCTGCCTATAAAGAACAGTTGGAGAGTCTCTCGGGGAAAAGTCCAAAAGAGAAGTATGAGGCATTGGCGATTGAAGATATCAGAACGGCCGCACAGGCTTTGCGACCGCTTTATGATGAGGGAAATGACGGATATATTTCCATTGAGGTTGACCCTTTTCTCTCCAATGATACGCAAGGTACGATCGAAGAGGGGAGAAGACTTTTTGAAACAATAGGAGAACCCAATGTAATGGTCAAAGTACCAGCGACCAATGCGGGATATGAAGCAATGAGCACACTGCTCTCTGAAGGTATTTCTGTTAATGCGACACTGATTTTTTCACCAACACAGGCCGGGCGCTGTATCAAAGCAATGCAAAAAGGGATGGAACAGACCGACAGAAAAGTGGATGGTGTGATATCTGTCTTTGTCAGCCGGTTTGACAGAATGCTCGACAATGAACTTGCGCAAAACGGTATAGACACTTCACTGACAGGTATTTATAATGCTGCAAAGATATACAACATGATCGAAAAGTGCGGCAGTGAAAATATTCGTACACTTTTTGCAAGTACAGGAGTAAAAGGTAATGATCTGCCTGCCTACTACTATATGCGTGAGCTGCTTGCCTCCCATTCTGTCAACACTGCACCGTTGGCGACCATTGAATCCTATATATCCGTAAAACCGACACCGGCTAAACTTCCTTTGGAAGAGACAGTAATAAACGGGTATTTTACAAAGTTGTCAGATAGCGGTTTTGATATGGAAACGGTTTATGCTACACTGTTAAAAGAGGGGTTGGAAGCGTTTGAACAAGCGTTCCAGGAGATGCTGGATACGTTAAATCGATAA
- the aat gene encoding leucyl/phenylalanyl-tRNA--protein transferase has product MGSMFDEEDYLIPPLSNYSYAFPSPRFASDEGLLAYGGDLSSTRLLTAYRNGIFPWYLEGDPILWWSPNPRLLLYPKDFKVRKSFRRVLRNGGFRVTFDHCFADVIRYCATVPREGQKGSWIVPEMQEAYIRLHEEGYAHSVEVYKDEELVGGLYGVSMGKAFFGESMFSLMTDASKVAFKALSDVLGERGYDFIDCQMKTDHMVGLGAQTVDRNRFLYELEQTLQKPSDIGSWQNFRWKYKEKTDGK; this is encoded by the coding sequence ATGGGATCAATGTTTGATGAGGAGGATTATCTGATTCCTCCGCTGAGCAACTATTCGTATGCATTTCCCAGCCCTCGTTTTGCTTCGGATGAAGGACTGCTTGCCTATGGAGGAGATCTTTCATCAACACGATTGTTGACAGCATATCGTAACGGCATTTTCCCGTGGTACCTGGAGGGAGATCCCATTTTATGGTGGTCACCAAATCCAAGACTGCTGCTCTACCCGAAAGATTTTAAAGTAAGAAAGTCTTTCAGAAGAGTATTGCGTAACGGTGGATTCCGTGTAACATTTGATCACTGTTTTGCTGATGTTATCAGGTACTGTGCCACTGTACCCAGAGAAGGGCAGAAGGGCTCATGGATAGTACCTGAGATGCAGGAGGCATATATCCGTTTGCATGAAGAGGGATATGCCCATAGTGTAGAGGTATATAAAGATGAGGAACTGGTCGGTGGACTTTACGGTGTTTCAATGGGAAAAGCTTTTTTTGGAGAGTCGATGTTTTCTCTGATGACCGATGCTTCCAAAGTGGCATTTAAAGCGCTCAGTGATGTTTTAGGAGAGAGAGGTTATGATTTTATCGACTGCCAGATGAAGACCGACCATATGGTTGGACTTGGGGCCCAGACAGTGGACCGTAACCGTTTTTTATATGAGCTTGAACAGACACTGCAAAAACCAAGTGATATCGGCTCATGGCAGAATTTTAGATGGAAATATAAGGAAAAGACAGATGGTAAATAG
- a CDS encoding asparagine synthase-related protein, producing the protein MNYFTGVIDFGHLNVQEQDLHTMMEAVTVYDLKEYKVVTEKNTGFIIYSHGRVQNGLSGYYKSLKDEIYIFADARIYNAGDVGKKLGLVNENISVAELIYESYMKWGEECLEYFAGDFAFSLWDKRNKTLFCARDHIGMRQIFYFRQNNYFIVSSDLDAILASKNVEVNVNMYALQNFIDGYPVSYHDTFYENVFRIPPGYMLTIKNNTVSVKRYWYPHKIKQDRSILFEEAAKKFKKLFIQAVQSRVPTHTKIGAEVSGGLDSSSVYAVIKKYRKDVDLSSFSLRFGDDVCDEGEYIETLVAGNGAKHFESRVDVRDSQEGYTLSNIYQVNPHWPIFSTYTMSMPLLKQMADSNIAIGLTGQGGDQATVGNWGHLADMFFTLKWITLFQTIQIYRDKKSTLRKLFLPYIFSNKQKALIKKIFLPFKKEYHLKKVAQYTDDTFRFYSVSQKINIEQFTGHGHARYVDNNPYLIAEKIYGIEFRHPFFDVRLVEFMFSLPWDYSYNYTNNRINLRVLFREAMVGILPEKIRKRRDKAEFSQVIYGELESLDLDSLLNNAYLIQKKIVKRSDVEDLVSGYKNDKKKLFRLWRFVNAELFYKNVSKTQKYGIIINTSREGEDV; encoded by the coding sequence ATGAATTATTTTACAGGAGTCATAGATTTTGGTCATTTAAATGTGCAAGAACAGGACTTGCATACCATGATGGAGGCAGTAACAGTTTACGACTTAAAAGAGTATAAAGTTGTTACTGAAAAAAATACGGGTTTTATTATTTATTCACATGGTCGGGTACAAAACGGCCTGTCCGGATATTATAAATCCCTAAAAGATGAAATTTATATTTTTGCTGATGCAAGAATTTATAATGCAGGTGATGTTGGCAAGAAGCTGGGGCTTGTTAATGAAAATATAAGTGTTGCAGAGTTGATTTATGAGTCATATATGAAATGGGGTGAAGAGTGTCTTGAGTATTTTGCCGGTGATTTTGCCTTCTCTTTATGGGATAAGCGAAATAAAACTCTTTTTTGTGCAAGAGACCATATCGGAATGCGACAGATTTTTTATTTTAGACAGAATAACTATTTTATTGTTTCATCAGACCTGGATGCGATTCTCGCATCCAAGAATGTAGAAGTGAATGTGAATATGTATGCTCTCCAAAATTTTATTGATGGGTATCCTGTATCATACCACGATACTTTTTATGAAAATGTTTTTCGTATTCCTCCAGGATATATGTTAACGATTAAAAATAATACAGTGAGTGTAAAGAGGTACTGGTACCCGCATAAGATAAAACAAGACAGGTCGATATTGTTTGAAGAGGCTGCCAAAAAGTTTAAAAAACTTTTTATACAAGCAGTGCAAAGTAGAGTTCCAACTCATACAAAAATTGGTGCAGAGGTTAGTGGTGGTCTTGATTCTTCATCTGTTTATGCAGTTATAAAAAAGTATAGGAAAGATGTGGATCTGTCATCTTTTTCTCTTAGATTTGGAGATGATGTGTGCGATGAGGGGGAATATATTGAAACTTTAGTAGCCGGCAATGGAGCAAAACATTTTGAGTCCAGAGTGGATGTAAGGGATAGTCAAGAGGGCTATACGCTTTCAAATATTTATCAAGTAAACCCACATTGGCCTATTTTTTCTACTTATACAATGTCAATGCCATTATTGAAACAAATGGCTGATAGTAATATTGCAATTGGTTTGACAGGACAGGGAGGGGATCAAGCTACTGTTGGGAACTGGGGGCATTTGGCAGATATGTTTTTTACATTAAAATGGATTACGCTTTTTCAAACGATACAAATATATAGAGATAAAAAGTCCACACTACGGAAATTATTTCTACCATATATTTTTTCAAATAAACAGAAGGCTTTAATTAAAAAAATATTTCTTCCTTTTAAAAAAGAGTATCATTTAAAAAAAGTTGCACAGTATACAGATGATACATTCAGGTTTTATAGCGTATCTCAAAAAATAAATATAGAACAGTTTACAGGACACGGACATGCGAGATATGTAGATAACAACCCATATTTGATTGCTGAAAAAATCTATGGTATAGAGTTCCGGCATCCGTTTTTTGATGTACGACTTGTAGAGTTTATGTTCAGTCTGCCTTGGGATTACAGTTATAACTATACAAACAATAGAATTAATTTAAGAGTGTTATTTAGGGAGGCTATGGTAGGTATTTTACCGGAGAAGATTAGAAAACGGCGTGATAAAGCAGAGTTTTCACAAGTAATCTATGGAGAGTTGGAAAGTCTGGATCTTGATTCTTTGCTAAATAACGCTTACTTGATACAAAAAAAGATTGTGAAAAGAAGTGACGTTGAGGATCTTGTGTCAGGGTATAAGAATGATAAAAAAAAGCTTTTCAGACTCTGGAGGTTCGTTAATGCTGAATTGTTTTATAAAAATGTTTCCAAAACACAGAAGTATGGTATAATTATAAACACAAGCAGAGAGGGGGAGGATGTATGA
- the bioD gene encoding dethiobiotin synthase, whose amino-acid sequence MQVNTLFITATGTNVGKTHTTLRLIELLAEKGVKPGVYKPIETGVTNEAADATALLQACQSVNPDFKSLTVQDITAYTFKLPAAPFCADLEHKIDLQYLIEKHDMLLKRCDILLVEGAGGLMVPITREYLVINLIKELESKALLVTPSRLGCINDTLLSIMALRSFDIDFEWCVNLYEGKKDFSKVTQPYYDEVFPGWWSTEKGLEKFAESLQDQIL is encoded by the coding sequence ATGCAAGTGAACACTCTTTTTATCACCGCTACAGGTACAAATGTAGGCAAGACTCACACCACACTGAGGCTTATAGAGCTATTGGCAGAAAAAGGAGTAAAACCAGGTGTCTATAAACCCATTGAGACAGGTGTCACAAATGAAGCGGCCGATGCTACGGCTTTGCTTCAGGCATGTCAATCGGTCAATCCTGACTTTAAATCATTGACAGTACAGGATATTACCGCCTATACCTTTAAACTGCCTGCAGCCCCTTTCTGTGCCGACCTTGAGCATAAGATAGATCTGCAGTACCTTATTGAGAAGCATGACATGCTGTTAAAAAGATGTGATATTCTGCTTGTTGAAGGTGCAGGCGGGTTGATGGTTCCCATTACCAGAGAATACCTGGTAATCAATCTCATCAAAGAGTTGGAAAGCAAAGCACTGCTTGTTACACCGAGCCGGCTTGGCTGCATCAACGATACCCTCCTCTCGATAATGGCTTTGCGAAGTTTCGATATCGACTTTGAATGGTGTGTCAATCTATATGAGGGCAAAAAAGATTTTTCCAAAGTTACACAGCCCTATTATGATGAAGTATTTCCAGGATGGTGGAGTACGGAAAAAGGGTTGGAAAAGTTTGCAGAATCACTACAGGATCAGATTCTTTAG
- a CDS encoding PP0621 family protein: MILKLIIFAIAGLLIYKFFGGKLPALRKKSTSKEKKPDGDTLVECSQCGTYVTVKEATLINGKYCCDECV; encoded by the coding sequence ATGATCTTGAAGCTTATCATCTTTGCGATCGCGGGGCTGCTAATTTATAAATTCTTTGGGGGCAAACTGCCTGCATTGAGAAAGAAAAGTACTTCCAAAGAGAAGAAACCTGATGGAGATACTCTTGTAGAGTGCAGTCAGTGCGGTACATACGTAACGGTCAAAGAGGCTACACTAATCAATGGCAAATACTGCTGTGATGAATGTGTATAA
- a CDS encoding aminodeoxychorismate synthase component I, whose product MSSQEGFDKINRLGKTRTPFLFIISYDKNKLFVQPLDKLDKDIFYKLEEWRNYPAKKREKAFTFSLSPVNFTQYQNVMEKILEEIRSGNTYLLNLTFATPIKTDLTLKEIFTYARARYKLYFKGEFICFSPECFVEIEGDTIATYPMKGTIDAHIPDAKKRILSNEKEMAEHVMIVDLMRNDLGIVGTDIKVEDFRYIDRIKAGKKELLQVSSRITAKLPEEWQAQLGKILDKLTPAGSITGTPKKSTVSIIDRVENYDRGFYTGIFGIFNGKSLRSSVMIRFIEEQNSQMLYKSGGGITIDSDAQSEYKELKDKIYLPL is encoded by the coding sequence TTGTCTTCACAAGAGGGTTTTGATAAAATAAACCGGCTTGGCAAAACCAGGACACCTTTTCTTTTCATTATCTCCTATGACAAAAACAAACTCTTTGTACAGCCCCTGGACAAGCTTGACAAGGATATCTTCTACAAACTGGAAGAGTGGCGTAACTATCCTGCGAAAAAGAGAGAAAAAGCATTTACATTTTCCCTCTCTCCTGTTAATTTTACCCAATACCAAAATGTAATGGAAAAGATACTCGAAGAGATCCGTTCCGGCAATACCTACCTGCTTAACCTTACCTTTGCCACTCCCATAAAAACCGATCTGACACTCAAAGAGATCTTTACCTATGCCAGAGCCAGGTATAAACTCTATTTTAAAGGAGAATTCATCTGCTTCTCTCCGGAATGTTTTGTAGAGATCGAGGGAGACACCATTGCCACCTACCCGATGAAGGGTACTATTGATGCACATATTCCTGATGCCAAAAAGCGTATTCTTTCCAATGAGAAAGAGATGGCAGAACATGTTATGATCGTTGATCTCATGCGTAACGATCTTGGTATTGTAGGTACAGATATCAAAGTTGAAGATTTTCGCTATATTGACCGTATCAAAGCCGGAAAGAAGGAACTGCTTCAGGTCAGCTCTAGAATCACAGCCAAACTTCCTGAAGAGTGGCAGGCTCAGCTTGGCAAGATACTCGATAAACTCACACCGGCAGGTTCCATTACCGGTACTCCAAAAAAAAGTACGGTTTCCATTATTGATCGTGTAGAAAACTATGATAGAGGATTCTATACCGGAATATTTGGTATCTTCAACGGAAAGAGCCTACGCTCAAGCGTGATGATACGCTTCATTGAAGAACAAAACAGCCAAATGCTTTATAAAAGCGGCGGCGGTATCACCATAGACTCCGATGCACAAAGTGAGTATAAAGAGTTAAAGGACAAGATCTATCTTCCACTATAG
- a CDS encoding rhomboid family intramembrane serine protease, with product MNLRVLVDMGALYGPLTVLHGEWWRLFTAMFLHGGMTHLLMNMVSIYLIGRGMELYFEKKAYISIYLFAGLVGGLVSLLVHPESVGIGASGAIFGVFGALAGFFLAHRKRRAVRSQAFMKDFAVIMGINLVLGFSIESIDVTAHIAGLVAGFTGGFMLSRQPRLIWVYGLVMLGVIISLVRYLPYYYAQYYT from the coding sequence ATGAACTTGAGGGTGCTTGTTGATATGGGCGCACTCTATGGCCCCTTGACAGTATTGCATGGAGAGTGGTGGCGGCTTTTTACGGCCATGTTTCTGCATGGCGGTATGACACATCTTTTGATGAATATGGTCTCAATCTATCTCATAGGACGTGGGATGGAGCTTTATTTCGAGAAAAAAGCCTATATTTCCATTTACCTTTTTGCCGGTCTTGTCGGAGGATTGGTATCACTTCTCGTACATCCTGAAAGTGTTGGTATAGGTGCTTCAGGTGCGATATTTGGTGTTTTTGGGGCCTTGGCCGGCTTTTTCCTGGCACACAGGAAGAGGAGAGCTGTCCGCAGTCAAGCATTCATGAAAGATTTTGCTGTGATTATGGGGATTAACCTTGTATTGGGGTTTTCCATAGAGTCTATTGATGTCACTGCACATATTGCAGGTTTGGTTGCAGGGTTCACAGGTGGCTTTATGCTTTCCAGACAGCCCAGGCTGATCTGGGTTTACGGTCTGGTGATGCTGGGAGTGATTATATCTCTTGTGCGCTATTTGCCATACTATTATGCACAGTACTATACTTAA
- a CDS encoding aspartate carbamoyltransferase catalytic subunit codes for MQHLIDTNNFTDSQITDLLEDAKRFKTQRPPQLLKDKLLITLFFEPSTRTRSSFEVAAKRLGAAVVHLDPSRSSTKKGESLEDTFANLCAMEPDGVIIRHEENEAPGILANMQMTPVINAGAGNHAHPTQALLDLFTLMEHFDGNIEGKTIAIVGDIVNSRVASSGIRLLSRMGMKVLLVAPKPFQPENIKLPQYENLKDVINQVDVIMSLRAQLERHAKPIFEDYDEYARHYCITKEHLGNRDILILHPGPVMRNIDISDEILDDPRCKVLTQVKNGVFMRMAILKLLLLDSNN; via the coding sequence ATGCAACATCTTATAGATACAAATAATTTTACTGACAGCCAGATAACCGACCTGCTTGAAGATGCAAAGCGATTCAAAACACAGAGACCACCGCAACTGCTAAAGGACAAACTGCTTATCACACTATTTTTTGAGCCCTCAACCCGTACACGCAGCTCATTTGAAGTAGCTGCCAAACGTCTGGGGGCGGCAGTCGTACACCTTGACCCTTCACGCTCTTCCACAAAAAAAGGAGAAAGTCTTGAGGATACTTTTGCAAACCTCTGTGCAATGGAGCCCGACGGTGTCATTATCCGCCATGAGGAAAATGAAGCACCCGGCATCTTGGCAAATATGCAGATGACCCCTGTTATCAATGCCGGTGCAGGAAATCATGCCCATCCGACACAGGCCCTGCTCGATCTTTTTACACTAATGGAACATTTTGACGGAAACATTGAGGGGAAAACCATCGCTATTGTCGGGGATATCGTCAACTCAAGAGTGGCCAGCTCCGGTATACGTCTGCTTTCACGTATGGGCATGAAAGTTCTGCTTGTCGCACCCAAACCGTTCCAGCCTGAAAACATCAAACTTCCCCAATACGAAAACCTGAAAGATGTTATCAACCAGGTCGATGTCATCATGAGCCTTCGTGCACAGCTTGAACGCCATGCCAAACCAATTTTTGAAGACTATGATGAATATGCCAGACACTACTGCATTACCAAAGAACATCTTGGCAACAGAGATATCCTTATTCTGCATCCCGGACCTGTCATGCGGAATATAGACATCTCCGATGAAATACTCGATGACCCAAGATGCAAAGTACTGACCCAGGTAAAGAACGGTGTCTTTATGAGAATGGCCATCTTGAAATTACTGCTGCTGGACAGCAATAACTAA
- a CDS encoding ATP-dependent Clp protease adaptor ClpS, giving the protein MPKFEEELDVALELQEPQLFKVLLHNDDYTSMDFVVEVLMGIFHKTHSQAEQIMLQIHEKGKAICGVYTYEIAQMKVEQVKELAKQNEFPLLATMEEDA; this is encoded by the coding sequence ATGCCAAAGTTTGAAGAAGAATTAGATGTTGCTTTAGAACTGCAGGAACCACAACTTTTTAAAGTGCTGCTGCACAATGATGATTATACAAGTATGGATTTTGTGGTAGAGGTATTGATGGGGATCTTTCATAAGACACACAGCCAGGCAGAGCAGATCATGTTACAGATCCATGAAAAGGGAAAAGCGATCTGTGGGGTATATACCTACGAGATTGCACAGATGAAGGTTGAGCAGGTAAAAGAGCTCGCCAAGCAGAATGAATTCCCTCTTCTTGCAACAATGGAAGAGGATGCATGA
- the clpA gene encoding ATP-dependent Clp protease ATP-binding subunit ClpA encodes MISVALNDVFKEAVSYAKENRHEYLTVEHVFLAIVRSEKGKDILETLGADIARLEKGIVEHIHKTIPTLKEAVEPFETVALSRAINDMMTHIHSAGRTEAKVGDMLASIFMQEHSYAVYLMKKEGIARIDILEVISHNHTEEGAPSKQSEKEETLLEQFTIELVSLAKTGKIDPVIGRVDEINRVMQTLCRRKKNNPLLVGEPGVGKTAIAEGLALKISEDEVPDVLKNSKVYALDMGALVAGTKYRGDFEKRLKGIIKELTVQKDAILFIDEIHTMVGAGATSGGSMDASNLLKPALARGELKCIGATTYGEFRNFFDKDKALSRRFAKIDVEEPSIEDTFTILKGVQHKYENFHKINFTDEALQSAIDLSVKYLHDRFLPDKAMDIIDEVGAHFMLRGKEGVDVTPKDIEESVAKMMKLPSTVIGTDDTKKLKNLEKDLRAHIIGQDEAIYVLSAAIKRSYAGLTGENKPIGSFLFVGPTGVGKTALATQLAQTMHVHFERLDMSEYMEAHTVSRLVGAPPGYVGYEQGGLLTEMIKKHPHTVLLLDEIEKAHPDIMNILLQIMDGAKLTDNNGVVSDFKNVILIMTSNLGTKEPNVMGFTKDTSVKTDKAINAFFAPEFRNRLSAIVEFNPLKLEALIEIADREVEKLNTLLRSKKIKVKLTKKAKIYLAQEGYDERYGARHIARVIDEKIKEALTDEILFGKLKKGGTVKVGFSDGKLTFNYGAK; translated from the coding sequence ATGATCAGTGTAGCATTGAATGATGTATTTAAAGAGGCGGTAAGCTATGCCAAAGAGAACCGTCATGAGTATTTGACCGTAGAACATGTTTTCCTAGCGATCGTACGGTCGGAAAAAGGAAAAGATATTTTAGAGACACTGGGTGCAGATATAGCTAGGCTTGAAAAAGGAATAGTTGAGCATATACATAAAACGATTCCGACACTCAAAGAGGCTGTAGAGCCTTTTGAGACAGTCGCACTTTCACGTGCCATCAACGATATGATGACTCATATCCATTCGGCAGGACGTACCGAAGCAAAGGTAGGAGATATGCTTGCATCCATTTTTATGCAGGAACACTCCTATGCGGTCTATCTGATGAAAAAAGAGGGGATCGCACGTATAGATATCCTGGAAGTGATCTCACACAACCATACGGAGGAGGGTGCTCCTTCCAAACAGAGTGAGAAAGAGGAGACACTGCTTGAACAGTTTACGATAGAACTTGTTTCCCTGGCAAAGACCGGTAAGATCGATCCGGTGATAGGACGGGTTGATGAGATAAATCGTGTAATGCAGACACTGTGTCGCCGCAAAAAGAACAATCCTTTACTGGTAGGAGAACCGGGGGTCGGTAAAACAGCGATCGCTGAAGGGTTGGCGCTTAAGATCTCTGAGGATGAGGTCCCTGATGTACTAAAAAACTCAAAAGTCTATGCGCTGGACATGGGAGCGCTTGTCGCGGGTACCAAATACAGGGGTGATTTTGAGAAGCGACTCAAGGGGATCATTAAGGAGCTTACGGTACAGAAGGATGCCATTCTCTTCATTGATGAGATCCATACAATGGTTGGTGCGGGTGCGACCAGCGGAGGAAGTATGGATGCCAGCAACCTGCTTAAGCCTGCACTTGCACGAGGAGAACTCAAGTGTATTGGTGCGACAACTTATGGTGAGTTCAGGAATTTTTTTGACAAAGACAAAGCACTCAGCCGCCGTTTTGCGAAGATCGATGTGGAAGAGCCAAGCATTGAGGATACCTTTACGATCCTCAAAGGAGTCCAGCACAAATATGAGAATTTTCATAAGATCAATTTTACCGATGAAGCATTGCAGAGTGCCATTGACCTTTCCGTAAAGTATCTGCATGACCGTTTCCTGCCGGATAAGGCAATGGATATTATTGATGAAGTAGGGGCCCATTTTATGCTTCGTGGAAAAGAGGGGGTTGACGTCACGCCAAAAGATATTGAAGAGAGTGTAGCAAAGATGATGAAGCTGCCTTCAACGGTCATCGGAACGGATGATACGAAGAAGCTCAAGAATCTTGAAAAAGATCTCAGAGCGCATATTATCGGGCAGGATGAAGCGATTTATGTACTGTCAGCAGCGATCAAACGTTCGTATGCCGGACTTACCGGAGAGAACAAGCCTATTGGTTCATTTCTTTTTGTAGGACCAACGGGTGTGGGGAAAACAGCATTGGCTACGCAATTGGCGCAAACCATGCATGTACACTTCGAACGCCTGGATATGAGTGAGTATATGGAAGCGCACACTGTCAGTCGTCTGGTAGGTGCACCTCCGGGGTATGTCGGCTATGAACAGGGTGGACTGCTTACAGAGATGATCAAAAAACATCCTCATACTGTACTGCTGCTTGATGAGATCGAAAAAGCGCATCCTGATATTATGAATATTCTGCTTCAGATCATGGATGGTGCAAAGTTGACAGATAACAACGGTGTTGTAAGTGATTTTAAAAATGTCATACTTATTATGACCTCTAATCTTGGAACCAAGGAACCAAATGTTATGGGCTTTACGAAAGATACATCAGTGAAGACCGACAAAGCGATTAATGCATTCTTTGCACCGGAGTTCCGAAACCGTCTCAGCGCCATTGTCGAATTTAACCCGCTTAAACTTGAGGCACTTATCGAGATAGCTGACAGAGAGGTTGAGAAACTGAATACTCTGCTAAGATCCAAAAAGATCAAAGTCAAACTGACAAAAAAAGCCAAAATCTATCTGGCGCAAGAGGGATATGATGAACGCTACGGTGCAAGACACATTGCCCGTGTGATCGATGAGAAGATCAAAGAGGCACTGACCGATGAGATACTCTTTGGTAAACTGAAAAAGGGCGGAACGGTCAAAGTCGGTTTCAGTGACGGTAAACTGACTTTCAACTATGGAGCAAAATAA
- a CDS encoding PqqD family protein, with amino-acid sequence MDLSQKVKFPDTVFAQEVDGEMVLLDMNTENYFGLDEVGTSIWQAIEENEGELQKVFRALLDQYDVEEDVLKKDLSVFVDKLAESGLVTVLRNEC; translated from the coding sequence ATGGACCTTAGTCAAAAAGTAAAATTCCCGGATACTGTTTTTGCTCAGGAAGTAGATGGAGAGATGGTACTGCTTGATATGAATACCGAAAACTATTTCGGACTGGATGAGGTGGGTACATCTATCTGGCAGGCGATAGAAGAGAATGAGGGGGAGTTGCAGAAGGTCTTCAGAGCACTTCTTGATCAGTATGATGTGGAAGAAGATGTATTGAAAAAAGATCTCTCTGTCTTTGTAGATAAGCTGGCGGAGAGCGGACTGGTGACAGTGCTGCGTAATGAATGTTGA
- the rsmG gene encoding 16S rRNA (guanine(527)-N(7))-methyltransferase RsmG codes for MDLRTCLRQEGIELPIEIIEKLEHFTLLLQEWNRVHNLTGAKTVEAIYGNIIDSLYPLVFIERPKSLLDVGTGAGFPGFVLAAALPETEVVLAEPLKKRVAFLKYAAIDIGLENVKVEAKRVEGVEHTPFDLISSRAVTNTKLLLELTENISDSHTNYLFYKGSRVFEEIEAVQHQLDYDIVQKNQRNYLYIRGRV; via the coding sequence ATGGATTTACGAACTTGTTTGAGGCAGGAAGGTATTGAGCTTCCTATAGAGATCATTGAAAAACTGGAACATTTTACTCTGTTGTTGCAAGAGTGGAACAGGGTGCACAATCTGACCGGGGCCAAAACAGTGGAAGCGATCTACGGGAACATCATAGATTCACTTTATCCCCTGGTGTTTATTGAAAGACCAAAAAGCCTGCTTGATGTTGGAACAGGAGCAGGCTTCCCCGGTTTTGTACTGGCTGCAGCGCTGCCTGAAACGGAAGTGGTTCTGGCTGAACCGTTGAAGAAACGGGTTGCTTTTTTGAAGTATGCTGCAATAGATATTGGATTGGAGAATGTGAAGGTAGAAGCAAAAAGGGTTGAAGGGGTAGAGCATACACCGTTTGATCTCATCTCTTCACGGGCTGTGACCAATACAAAACTGCTTCTCGAGCTGACAGAGAATATCAGTGATAGTCATACAAATTATCTTTTTTACAAAGGAAGCCGTGTTTTTGAAGAGATTGAAGCGGTACAACATCAGTTAGATTATGATATAGTACAGAAAAATCAGAGAAACTATCTCTATATCAGGGGTCGGGTATGA